Proteins encoded in a region of the Pseudomonas syringae KCTC 12500 genome:
- a CDS encoding glycosyl transferase family protein, translating into MTSLYWPYWLAHYYSVLEVATIVVGLIILVSSIDDLFIDIWYWSRRLYRKFTAERRYRPLTAEQLIARDEQPLAIMVPAWLEYDVIAPMIENMVSTLDYQNYVVFVGTYINDQRTIDEVERMRRRYKQLHRVEVPHAGPTCKADCLNWVIQAIFLYEKTHSVQFAGTILHDSEDVLHPLELRLFNYLLPRKDMIQLPVVSLERNWYEWVAGTYMDEFAEWHGKDLVVRESMTDTVPSAGVGTCFSRRALMVLADENQNQPFNTESLTEDYDVGARLAKYGMQAIFVRFPVQFRVLRKSWFRKPYESTLEMPLCVREFFPDTFRTAFRQKARWTLGIGLQGWEQMGWTGSLANRYLLFRDRKGVVTSFVSILAYAILIQLLALIVLRSSGVWNTSFPTPFETTGLIQYLLVANGIALLWRILHRCYFTTVLYGWQHGLLSIPRMVVGNFVNFMAAARAWRMFLVGKVLNRKLVWDKTMHDFPSSDLIAVAPRRLGSVLLSWQAINDEKLQTALAEQQTRQVPLGRILLSHGWLDDETLAEAIAFQNDLPRVFDIASKRADSRVLADEFCLRWRVVPLQMNALGRQEIAVASPLPPDGLQQITQQLGAEPVQLIARESDIVAQLRQLQVVEGQPLPARAPLLGDLLIEQGLLDRDVFQKAMLGYRPHVHGRIGDYLVDIGVLPRETIEQAVARQHNHYRSDDQTEQPL; encoded by the coding sequence ATGACGTCGCTCTATTGGCCTTACTGGCTGGCCCATTACTACAGCGTGCTGGAAGTCGCGACGATCGTTGTCGGGCTGATCATCCTGGTATCGAGTATCGATGACCTGTTCATCGATATCTGGTACTGGTCGCGGCGGCTGTACCGCAAGTTCACCGCCGAACGCCGCTACCGGCCACTGACTGCAGAGCAGTTGATTGCCCGCGACGAGCAGCCGCTGGCGATCATGGTCCCGGCCTGGCTGGAATACGACGTCATCGCGCCGATGATCGAAAACATGGTGTCGACGCTCGACTATCAGAACTACGTGGTGTTCGTCGGCACTTACATCAACGACCAGCGCACCATCGATGAAGTGGAGCGCATGCGTCGCCGCTACAAGCAGTTGCACCGCGTGGAGGTGCCGCACGCCGGCCCGACCTGCAAGGCCGACTGCCTGAACTGGGTGATCCAGGCGATTTTTCTGTACGAGAAGACTCATTCCGTACAGTTCGCCGGGACCATCCTGCACGACAGCGAAGACGTGCTGCACCCGCTTGAACTGCGCCTGTTCAATTACCTGCTGCCACGCAAGGACATGATCCAGTTGCCGGTCGTGTCGCTGGAACGCAACTGGTACGAATGGGTGGCCGGCACCTACATGGACGAGTTCGCCGAATGGCACGGCAAGGACCTGGTGGTACGCGAAAGCATGACTGACACCGTGCCTTCGGCTGGCGTCGGCACTTGTTTCTCGCGACGTGCGCTGATGGTGCTGGCGGATGAAAACCAGAACCAGCCGTTCAATACCGAAAGCCTGACCGAGGACTACGACGTCGGCGCGCGATTGGCGAAATACGGCATGCAGGCGATCTTCGTACGTTTCCCGGTGCAATTTCGGGTGCTGCGCAAATCGTGGTTCCGCAAGCCTTATGAATCGACGCTGGAAATGCCGCTGTGCGTGCGCGAGTTCTTTCCGGACACCTTCCGCACCGCCTTTCGCCAGAAAGCGCGCTGGACGCTGGGTATCGGCTTGCAAGGCTGGGAGCAAATGGGCTGGACCGGCTCGCTGGCCAATCGATACCTGCTGTTTCGGGACCGCAAGGGTGTGGTCACGTCATTCGTCAGCATCCTTGCTTATGCCATCCTCATTCAGTTGCTGGCGCTGATTGTGCTGCGCTCCAGCGGAGTCTGGAACACCAGCTTTCCGACACCTTTTGAAACCACCGGGCTGATTCAGTATCTGCTGGTGGCCAACGGCATCGCATTGCTGTGGCGGATCCTGCATCGCTGCTACTTCACCACTGTGCTTTACGGCTGGCAGCACGGTTTGCTGTCGATACCGCGCATGGTGGTCGGCAACTTCGTCAACTTCATGGCTGCGGCGCGGGCCTGGCGGATGTTTCTGGTGGGCAAGGTGCTCAACCGCAAGCTGGTCTGGGACAAGACCATGCACGACTTTCCGTCTTCCGATCTGATTGCCGTCGCACCCCGCCGCCTGGGCAGCGTGCTGCTGTCCTGGCAAGCCATCAACGACGAAAAACTGCAGACCGCACTGGCTGAACAGCAAACCCGTCAGGTGCCACTGGGCAGGATTTTGCTTAGCCACGGCTGGCTCGACGATGAAACCCTTGCTGAGGCCATCGCTTTTCAGAACGACCTGCCGCGGGTGTTCGACATCGCCAGCAAGCGTGCCGACAGCCGTGTGCTGGCCGATGAGTTCTGCCTGCGCTGGCGTGTCGTGCCGTTGCAGATGAATGCGCTGGGTCGCCAGGAAATTGCAGTGGCCAGTCCGCTGCCGCCTGATGGCCTGCAGCAGATTACCCAACAGCTGGGTGCCGAGCCGGTGCAGTTGATTGCCCGTGAAAGCGACATCGTCGCGCAGTTGCGTCAGCTTCAGGTGGTCGAGGGTCAGCCGCTTCCAGCCAGAGCACCACTGCTGGGCGATCTGCTCATCGAGCAAGGCCTGCTGGACCGCGACGTGTTCCAGAAAGCCATGCTCGGCTACCGCCCGCATGTGCATGGCCGGATCGGCGATTACCTGGTCGACATCGGCGTGCTGCCCAGAGAAACCATCGAACAGGCTGTGGCACGTCAGCACAACCATTACCGATCTGACGATCAAACGGAGCAGCCACTATGA
- a CDS encoding cellulose biosynthesis cyclic di-GMP-binding regulatory protein BcsB: protein MKSSVAVNMGAFGVLACGMSLLALMPAFALAADSPLTQAINRITADNRQERVVELRELGIDRPIILNATDARRELYLPVPANVPLTEATLNFDASYLNGEAGRNTLLLSLDGYPVRALGLNEEQGNASATLGVDKAARENGSVRLGIAWSSVISKVLCEDERAIGNVLRIDPHTRLTYSYDASQLQDVGAVWNALPGKPGLLVAPGTLSNASYDAAWRLGVALERIGKQARILPFPAVQDSVDLSGLTIPAELKQIPAFAGLEGKGQYTLRDPAEIGALLMLGQTPALQADLAISDPQLLKAIDDAMDALQAQVQGLDASAASALGQWRERHIKKPLANSTGDDVSLALLGNRALLMIKPESADKAIGLFSSAWNKLARNRQLTIGEEAAMPLSEDGRVALTRLGGKPGTVDVLAKTDWSASFPLGSVAYDGRVPVTAMIDIAAAPGASGTPPVATLFLNDYLIGAMQLTADGKKERIEARIPQYALAAQNVLRVSFQRQPVSNQCLETPQAFPISVLPTSHIVLDKVTPDENFSGMAARFATDTQIMVPKGYLEHPASSLPQVIRIASASGVSPLRAQLSVSDDASVAVTPAKSFLAFELPIKDGAESVKASNDGHLLINHKEQTLLDLKSLNHLASLQVIEAGGQHGMIYRTLGGQTPVFERPVLLERGNAAVLADSGPIATFDAKDPTGSKMIEEEESTGIDAWRKPSLLWLIPGGIVLFLILLLAGRSARRNRS, encoded by the coding sequence ATGAAATCTTCCGTTGCCGTAAACATGGGCGCGTTTGGCGTACTTGCCTGCGGGATGAGCCTGCTGGCTCTGATGCCTGCATTCGCCCTGGCTGCCGACAGCCCGCTGACCCAGGCGATCAACCGCATCACTGCCGACAATCGCCAGGAGCGCGTGGTCGAGCTGAGGGAGCTGGGTATTGATCGTCCGATCATCCTCAATGCCACCGACGCCCGCCGCGAGCTTTACCTGCCGGTGCCAGCCAATGTGCCGCTGACCGAGGCCACGCTGAATTTCGATGCCAGCTACCTGAACGGCGAGGCAGGCCGCAACACGCTGCTGCTGTCGCTGGACGGTTATCCGGTACGTGCGCTGGGCCTCAATGAAGAACAGGGCAACGCCAGTGCGACGCTGGGCGTCGACAAGGCAGCGCGCGAAAACGGCTCGGTGCGGCTGGGGATTGCCTGGTCGTCGGTGATCTCGAAAGTGCTCTGCGAAGACGAACGCGCGATCGGCAACGTGTTGCGCATCGATCCGCACACGCGCCTGACGTACAGCTATGACGCCAGCCAGTTGCAGGACGTCGGCGCGGTATGGAACGCACTGCCCGGCAAACCCGGCCTGCTGGTCGCACCCGGCACATTGTCGAACGCCAGCTACGATGCCGCCTGGCGTCTGGGCGTAGCGCTGGAACGCATCGGCAAGCAGGCACGCATTCTGCCGTTCCCTGCGGTGCAGGACAGCGTGGACCTGAGCGGCCTGACTATTCCGGCTGAACTCAAACAGATTCCGGCGTTTGCAGGGCTCGAAGGCAAGGGCCAGTACACCCTGCGCGACCCGGCGGAAATCGGTGCATTGCTGATGCTCGGCCAGACACCTGCGTTGCAGGCCGACCTGGCGATCAGCGATCCGCAGTTGCTCAAGGCAATCGACGACGCCATGGACGCTCTCCAGGCGCAGGTGCAGGGTCTGGATGCTTCGGCGGCCAGCGCACTGGGCCAATGGCGCGAACGCCACATCAAGAAGCCGCTCGCCAACAGCACCGGGGATGACGTGAGTCTGGCCCTGCTGGGCAATCGCGCACTGCTGATGATCAAGCCGGAGTCGGCCGACAAAGCTATCGGCCTGTTCAGTTCGGCGTGGAACAAACTGGCGCGCAATCGCCAGCTGACCATCGGCGAAGAGGCCGCCATGCCCCTGAGCGAAGACGGTCGCGTCGCACTGACCCGCCTGGGCGGCAAGCCCGGCACGGTGGATGTGCTGGCAAAAACCGACTGGAGCGCCTCGTTCCCGCTGGGCAGCGTTGCCTATGACGGTCGTGTACCGGTGACTGCGATGATCGATATCGCTGCCGCCCCCGGCGCATCGGGTACCCCGCCGGTTGCCACGCTGTTCCTCAACGATTACCTGATCGGCGCGATGCAACTGACGGCCGATGGCAAGAAAGAGCGCATCGAAGCTCGCATTCCGCAGTACGCACTGGCGGCGCAGAACGTACTGCGCGTGTCCTTCCAGCGTCAGCCGGTCAGCAACCAGTGCCTGGAGACGCCGCAGGCGTTCCCGATCTCGGTATTGCCAACCAGCCACATCGTGCTGGACAAGGTCACGCCTGACGAAAACTTCTCGGGCATGGCGGCACGCTTCGCCACCGACACGCAGATCATGGTGCCCAAGGGCTACCTTGAGCACCCGGCCAGCAGCCTGCCGCAAGTCATCCGTATCGCCAGCGCCTCCGGCGTCTCGCCATTGCGCGCACAGCTCAGCGTCAGCGATGACGCCAGCGTAGCCGTAACCCCGGCCAAGTCTTTCCTGGCCTTCGAACTGCCCATCAAGGACGGCGCCGAGTCGGTCAAGGCCAGCAACGACGGACACCTGCTGATCAACCACAAAGAGCAGACGCTGCTCGACCTCAAGTCGCTCAACCACCTGGCTTCGCTGCAAGTGATCGAAGCTGGCGGCCAGCACGGCATGATCTATCGCACGCTGGGCGGTCAGACCCCGGTTTTCGAACGTCCGGTACTGCTGGAACGTGGCAACGCCGCAGTGCTGGCTGACAGCGGCCCGATCGCTACCTTCGACGCCAAGGACCCGACCGGCAGCAAGATGATCGAGGAGGAGGAAAGCACTGGCATCGACGCCTGGCGCAAACCTTCGCTGCTGTGGCTGATCCCCGGCGGCATCGTACTTTTTCTCATTCTGTTGCTGGCTGGCCGTAGCGCCCGTCGCAATCGCTCGTAA
- the wecB gene encoding non-hydrolyzing UDP-N-acetylglucosamine 2-epimerase, translated as MAGLHPRMKVLSIFGTRPEAIKMAPLVRALAAEPGIDSRICITGQHQSMLQQVLDMFELKADYSLDVMRPDQTLNSLTAALYAAIDPILDELKPDKVLVHGDTTSAMVAAMSAFHRRIPIGHVEAGLRTGDIRQPWPEEMNRRCIDLISDHLFAPTAESRRNVLGERLQGISFVTGNTVIDALHLTAQRIDSNRQLRHALDRQFSFLVPERRVLVVTGHRRENFGDGFLNICKALGELARRDDIQIVYPVHLNPNVLGPVTEHLGELPNVHLIKPLDYLSFVRLMQRAHVILTDSGGVQEEAPSLGKPVLVMRDVTERPEAVAAGTVRLVGTETDAIIRGVNALFDDDALWHNASRSANPYGDGKASSRIVDALMGRPVDEFVAELPRQRQDSMDRHMDTRIKPQHEHAELRSMAS; from the coding sequence ATGGCTGGTCTGCACCCCAGAATGAAGGTCCTTTCCATTTTCGGTACTCGTCCGGAGGCCATCAAAATGGCTCCCCTGGTCAGAGCACTGGCTGCAGAGCCAGGTATCGACTCAAGAATCTGCATTACCGGGCAGCATCAAAGCATGCTGCAACAGGTGCTGGACATGTTCGAGCTCAAAGCCGACTACAGCCTCGATGTGATGCGCCCCGATCAGACACTGAACTCGCTGACCGCTGCGCTTTACGCGGCGATCGACCCGATTCTGGACGAGCTGAAGCCGGACAAAGTGCTGGTTCACGGCGACACCACATCAGCCATGGTGGCGGCCATGTCGGCCTTTCATCGCCGCATCCCCATCGGCCACGTCGAAGCCGGTCTGCGTACCGGAGACATCCGTCAGCCATGGCCTGAAGAGATGAACCGTCGTTGCATCGATCTGATTTCCGATCACCTGTTCGCTCCCACCGCCGAGTCGCGCCGCAACGTGCTGGGCGAGCGTTTGCAGGGCATTTCGTTCGTGACCGGCAATACCGTGATCGACGCCCTGCACCTGACCGCGCAACGAATCGACAGCAACCGTCAGCTGCGCCATGCCCTTGATCGTCAGTTTTCGTTCCTGGTGCCCGAGCGCAGGGTGTTGGTGGTGACCGGTCATCGTCGCGAGAATTTCGGCGACGGCTTCCTGAATATCTGCAAGGCGCTGGGCGAGCTTGCCAGACGCGACGACATACAGATCGTCTACCCGGTGCACCTGAACCCCAACGTACTGGGGCCGGTGACCGAACACCTGGGTGAGCTGCCCAACGTGCACCTGATCAAACCGCTGGACTACCTGTCGTTCGTGCGCCTGATGCAACGCGCTCACGTCATCCTCACCGACTCCGGTGGCGTGCAGGAAGAAGCGCCGTCGCTGGGCAAACCGGTATTGGTCATGCGCGATGTCACCGAGCGCCCGGAAGCGGTCGCGGCAGGCACCGTGCGCCTGGTGGGCACCGAAACGGACGCCATCATTCGTGGCGTGAACGCCCTGTTTGACGATGATGCCCTGTGGCACAACGCCTCCCGCTCGGCCAACCCTTATGGCGACGGCAAAGCCAGTTCACGGATCGTCGATGCGCTGATGGGCCGTCCGGTGGATGAGTTTGTCGCCGAGCTGCCGCGTCAGCGCCAGGACTCGATGGACAGGCACATGGATACACGAATCAAGCCGCAGCACGAACATGCGGAGTTGCGCTCGATGGCCAGCTAG
- a CDS encoding YebG family protein: MAVETLYRSTRDLETTFVDRKLADAHDQMLELAELLTDVLIKNVPGISEKHAEDASIYMAKNRAVFAAAFKNNATALSELSEPAEAKG, from the coding sequence ATGGCTGTTGAAACCCTTTACCGCAGTACCCGCGATCTGGAGACTACTTTCGTGGACCGTAAACTCGCCGATGCGCACGACCAAATGCTCGAGCTGGCCGAGCTTCTCACCGACGTCCTGATCAAGAACGTGCCGGGGATCTCGGAGAAGCATGCAGAGGATGCGAGCATTTACATGGCGAAGAATCGCGCCGTGTTCGCAGCGGCGTTCAAGAACAACGCGACCGCGCTCAGCGAGCTGTCGGAACCGGCCGAGGCGAAAGGCTGA
- a CDS encoding phosphate-starvation-inducible protein PsiE, with product MGNKWAVKIRHRVHAQAESLGNLCVESFHFLALFAIGAITAWASVVAFLGMVEKGNVTVDDILLLFIYLELGAMTGIYFKTNHMPVRFLIYVAITALTRLLISDVSHHNPPDIGIIYLCGGILLLAFAILVVRYASYKYPSAKIPDSSSTVKGAVTEEKGEI from the coding sequence ATGGGGAACAAATGGGCAGTAAAGATAAGACACCGCGTGCATGCGCAGGCCGAGTCACTGGGCAACCTGTGTGTGGAGAGCTTCCACTTTCTGGCGCTGTTCGCGATCGGCGCGATCACTGCCTGGGCGTCAGTGGTTGCATTTCTGGGGATGGTCGAGAAAGGCAACGTCACGGTCGATGACATCCTGCTGCTGTTCATCTATCTCGAGCTGGGGGCGATGACCGGGATTTATTTCAAGACCAACCACATGCCCGTGCGCTTCCTGATCTATGTTGCGATCACTGCACTGACCCGCCTGCTGATTTCCGACGTGTCCCATCACAACCCACCGGACATCGGCATCATCTACCTGTGTGGCGGCATTCTGTTGCTGGCGTTTGCGATTCTGGTAGTGCGCTATGCGTCGTACAAATACCCGTCGGCGAAGATTCCCGATTCGTCCAGCACCGTCAAAGGCGCGGTGACGGAAGAAAAGGGCGAAATCTGA
- a CDS encoding YXWGXW repeat-containing protein has translation MYLRYGVLIASLAIASGCVEERVVHERSHAHHEYVEEVIAPQPPPERVVEVEPAPRPGYIWARGYWHWNGQRFVPVHGHWETERPGYHYVHPHWESAGDGWHWRAGVWLN, from the coding sequence ATGTATTTACGTTATGGGGTATTGATCGCATCACTTGCGATAGCGTCAGGCTGTGTCGAAGAGCGTGTGGTCCATGAACGATCGCATGCCCATCATGAATACGTCGAAGAAGTGATCGCGCCGCAACCGCCACCGGAACGCGTTGTCGAGGTGGAACCGGCCCCTCGTCCCGGCTATATATGGGCACGCGGTTACTGGCACTGGAACGGCCAGCGATTCGTGCCGGTACATGGCCACTGGGAAACCGAACGACCCGGCTATCACTATGTGCATCCGCACTGGGAAAGCGCTGGTGACGGCTGGCACTGGCGTGCCGGGGTCTGGCTGAACTGA
- a CDS encoding DUF3509 domain-containing protein: MDNPFQMITDTFHPDYRVNLSIQGLDGSIMLTLSNECGVVAKRLISAAQRNDPQRLRKLIESVQFGIAIERGDSAIKILAALTDGATLKKAPVPANGLWPQSQATASAGV; encoded by the coding sequence ATGGACAATCCTTTTCAGATGATCACGGACACGTTTCACCCCGACTATCGGGTGAATCTGAGCATTCAAGGGCTGGACGGCAGCATCATGCTGACCTTGTCCAACGAATGCGGCGTCGTTGCCAAGCGTTTGATCAGCGCTGCCCAACGCAATGACCCACAACGCCTGCGCAAGCTGATAGAAAGCGTGCAATTCGGCATCGCTATCGAACGTGGCGACAGCGCGATCAAGATCCTTGCAGCGCTGACCGACGGCGCGACCCTGAAAAAGGCACCTGTCCCGGCCAATGGTCTGTGGCCGCAGAGTCAGGCAACGGCCAGTGCCGGGGTCTGA
- a CDS encoding HPF/RaiA family ribosome-associated protein, whose amino-acid sequence MQIQVNSDNHIESSIRLEEWVRTTVESTLEHYDENLTRVEVHIRDENGDKPGPHDIKCQMEARPKGHQPISVSHKADTVDQAVDGAAVKLDHALEHLFGKLRGKRGAAPIIAEQDEDPVSPDALLEEEFLEKEQEKEAARLT is encoded by the coding sequence ATGCAAATCCAGGTCAATAGCGATAATCACATCGAAAGCAGTATCCGACTGGAGGAGTGGGTTCGTACCACCGTTGAAAGCACGCTCGAACACTACGATGAAAACCTGACCCGCGTGGAAGTCCACATCCGCGACGAAAACGGCGACAAGCCTGGCCCGCACGACATCAAGTGCCAGATGGAAGCTCGCCCTAAAGGACACCAACCCATTTCTGTTTCCCACAAGGCTGATACGGTAGATCAGGCTGTGGATGGCGCTGCTGTAAAACTCGATCACGCCCTCGAGCATCTGTTTGGCAAACTGCGCGGCAAACGAGGCGCCGCACCGATCATTGCCGAACAGGATGAAGATCCGGTCAGCCCGGACGCGCTGCTCGAAGAAGAATTTCTGGAAAAAGAGCAGGAGAAAGAAGCCGCTCGTCTGACCTGA
- the fecA gene encoding TonB-dependent Fe(3+) dicitrate receptor FecA: MSARPTQLSPLVRTLRHVIFGASLSVGSLSMVQAAEVAPKVYHIAPSELEAALNQFGRESGMLISYGSQMTSGLKSRGLEGQYTPEQGLNALLEGTGLQAMADGNNGFTLQSANTAGAPIELGVSTVVGDWLGAAQQTNVFEHPGARDVIRREEFERVGATSAREVLNRIPGVNAPDNNGTGSHDMALNFGIRGLNPRLASRSTVLMDGIPVPFAPYGQPQLSFAPISMGNMDAVDVVRGGGAVRYGPQNVGGIVNFVTRAIPDAPTLKGGIQTETSPSSSHDGFKTTGNLLAGGTADNGLGGAILYSGVRGGDWREHSDTEIDDLILKGKYQIDDANSLNAMAQYYDGEAQMPGGLSVADYNADPYQSTRLKDKFWGRRTMFNFGYRYEQDARVFTANTFFTKTLRSGYLDQGSFVSLSPREYWVRGLETRFSQGFALGETWHEVGVGYRYVNEAGHELRYREPVTGELPTTASRNDRDTRGATEAHAFYIDDRIDIGKWTITPGIRYEMIDTAQNNNLTNARYQGDYSTALPALNVLYHLTDTWNLYANTEGSFGSVQYSQMPNRVTGDEVKPEKARTWELGTRYDNGNLRAEIGAFLINFDNQYDSNQTNDTVIARGETRHQGIETSVNYALEGLSPVLAGYDVYATYAFVDATIREDGPNKGNRVPFSSKHKGTMGVSYTEGPWKLNFDSSFQSDQFADNANTSAESADGSTGKIPGYMLFSTRANYDFGPQLSDLNVAVGMKNIFNRQYYTRSFDDNNRGKYVGEPRTVYVQTSVAF; this comes from the coding sequence ATGTCAGCCCGCCCTACTCAACTTTCACCGCTGGTGCGCACATTGCGCCATGTCATTTTCGGCGCGAGCCTTTCGGTCGGCAGTCTGTCGATGGTGCAGGCCGCCGAGGTCGCACCCAAGGTGTATCACATTGCGCCGAGCGAGCTTGAAGCGGCGCTGAACCAGTTCGGTCGTGAGTCCGGCATGCTGATTTCCTATGGTTCGCAGATGACCAGCGGCCTGAAAAGCCGTGGCCTGGAAGGTCAATACACACCCGAGCAGGGCCTGAATGCCTTGCTCGAAGGCACCGGCCTGCAGGCCATGGCCGATGGCAATAACGGCTTCACCCTGCAATCGGCAAATACGGCTGGCGCGCCGATCGAGCTGGGGGTTTCCACGGTGGTCGGTGACTGGCTGGGCGCTGCGCAGCAAACCAACGTTTTCGAACATCCCGGCGCACGTGACGTGATTCGCCGTGAGGAGTTCGAGCGGGTCGGCGCGACATCGGCGCGTGAAGTGCTCAATCGTATTCCGGGCGTCAATGCGCCGGACAACAACGGCACTGGCAGCCATGACATGGCGCTGAATTTCGGCATTCGCGGCCTCAATCCACGCCTGGCGTCGCGTTCTACCGTGTTGATGGACGGTATCCCGGTGCCATTCGCGCCCTACGGCCAGCCGCAACTGTCGTTTGCGCCGATCAGCATGGGCAACATGGACGCAGTCGATGTGGTGCGTGGCGGTGGCGCAGTCCGTTACGGTCCGCAGAACGTGGGTGGCATCGTCAACTTCGTGACCCGCGCGATCCCCGATGCCCCCACTCTCAAGGGCGGCATACAAACCGAGACCAGCCCGTCGTCCAGCCACGACGGTTTCAAGACCACCGGTAACCTGCTGGCAGGTGGCACCGCGGACAACGGCCTGGGCGGCGCGATTCTGTATTCCGGCGTGCGCGGCGGCGACTGGCGCGAGCACAGCGACACCGAAATCGACGACCTGATCCTCAAGGGTAAATACCAGATCGACGACGCCAACAGCCTTAACGCCATGGCGCAATACTACGATGGCGAAGCGCAGATGCCCGGTGGCCTCAGCGTCGCGGACTACAATGCCGATCCGTACCAGTCGACACGCCTGAAGGACAAGTTCTGGGGCCGTCGCACCATGTTCAACTTCGGCTATCGCTACGAACAGGACGCGCGCGTCTTCACCGCCAATACGTTCTTCACCAAGACCCTGCGCAGCGGCTATCTGGATCAGGGTAGCTTCGTTTCCCTGTCGCCCCGCGAATACTGGGTGCGTGGCCTGGAAACACGCTTCTCGCAAGGCTTTGCGCTGGGCGAAACCTGGCATGAAGTCGGCGTTGGCTACCGTTACGTCAACGAGGCCGGTCACGAACTGCGCTATCGCGAGCCGGTCACCGGCGAACTGCCGACCACCGCCAGCCGCAATGACCGCGACACACGCGGAGCGACCGAAGCGCATGCGTTCTACATCGACGACCGCATCGATATCGGCAAGTGGACCATCACGCCGGGCATTCGCTACGAGATGATCGACACCGCGCAGAACAACAACCTGACCAACGCCCGATACCAGGGCGACTACAGCACCGCGCTGCCCGCGTTGAATGTGCTTTACCACCTGACCGACACCTGGAACCTGTACGCCAACACCGAAGGCTCGTTCGGCAGTGTGCAGTACAGCCAGATGCCTAACCGCGTCACCGGCGATGAAGTCAAACCGGAAAAAGCCCGCACCTGGGAACTGGGCACACGCTACGACAATGGCAACCTGCGGGCCGAGATCGGCGCCTTCCTGATCAATTTCGACAACCAGTACGACAGCAACCAGACAAACGACACGGTGATCGCACGCGGCGAGACGCGTCATCAGGGCATCGAAACCAGCGTCAACTATGCGCTGGAGGGCCTTAGCCCGGTGCTGGCCGGCTACGATGTCTACGCGACCTACGCCTTCGTCGACGCCACGATCCGCGAAGACGGCCCGAACAAGGGCAACCGCGTGCCGTTCTCGTCAAAGCACAAGGGCACCATGGGTGTCAGCTACACCGAAGGGCCGTGGAAGCTCAATTTCGACAGCTCCTTCCAGAGCGACCAGTTTGCCGACAACGCCAATACCTCAGCTGAAAGCGCCGACGGCAGCACCGGCAAGATCCCTGGATACATGCTGTTCAGCACCCGCGCCAACTACGACTTCGGCCCGCAACTGTCTGACCTCAACGTCGCGGTCGGGATGAAGAACATCTTCAACCGCCAGTACTACACCCGCTCGTTCGACGACAACAACCGCGGCAAATACGTCGGCGAACCGCGCACGGTGTACGTACAGACGTCGGTCGCGTTCTAG